One part of the Solanum dulcamara chromosome 8, daSolDulc1.2, whole genome shotgun sequence genome encodes these proteins:
- the LOC129898671 gene encoding glutathione S-transferase, which yields MAIKVHGPMMSPAVMRVVAVLKEKDIDFELVPVNMQTGDHKKEPFISLNPFGQVPAFEDGDLKLFESRAITQYIAHTYADKGNQLLPTDPKKMAIMSVWMEVESQKFDPVASKLSFEIVIKPMLGMVTDDAVVAENEEKLGKLLDVYESRLKDSKYLGGECFTLADLHHAPALHYLMGSKVKSLFDARPHVGAWAADILARPGWSKTLELIKH from the exons atggcaaTTAAGGTTCATGGCCCTATGATGTCCCCTGCTGTTATGAGAGTTGTTGCTGTACTCAAAGAAAAAGATATTGATTTTGAACTTGTTCCTGTTAATATGCAAACTGGGGATCACAAAAAGGAACCATTCATTTCACTCAAC CCATTTGGTCAAGTTCCAGCTTTTGAAGATGGAGATCTCAAGCTTTTTG AGTCAAGAGCTATTACACAATACATAGCTCACACATATGCAGACAAAGGGAACCAACTCTTACCAACTGACCCCAAGAAAATGGCAATCATGTCAGTATGGATGGAAGTAGAATCCCAGAAATTCGACCCCGTTGCTTCAAAACTAAGCTTTGAGATAGTCATTAAGCCAATGTTGGGCATGGTGACTGATGATGCAGTCGTGGCGGAGAACGAAGAAAAACTTGGTAAACTTCTCGACGTATATGAATCTAGACTCAAGGATTCGAAATATTTGGGCGGTGAGTGTTTTACGCTAGCTGATTTGCACCACGCCCCGGCTTTGCACTACTTGATGGGGAGTAAAGTGAAGAGCTTGTTTGATGCTAGGCCTCATGTTGGTGCTTGGGCTGCTGATATCTTGGCTAGGCCAGGTTGGTCTAAGACACTTGAGTTGATTAAACACTAA
- the LOC129898633 gene encoding serine/arginine-rich-splicing factor SR34-like → MSRSSRTIYVGNLPGDIREREVEDLFYKYGPIAHIDLKIPPRPPGYAFVEFEEARDAEDAIRGRDGYDFDGHRLRVELAHGGRGNSSSNDRYNSGNSGHNGGRNNHKFGAPKRTEYRVLVTGLPHSASWQDLKDHMRRAGDVCFSQVFREGSGTTGIVDYTNYDDMKYAIKKLDESEFRNAFSRSTIRVKEHDSRSRSRSRSYSRGKSGSRSRSRSYSRSRSRSKSPKAKSSKRGRSRSRSVSSQPRSGLKGRSVSRSPSRSRSPVPSRPKRVSKSPKRVSKSPKRASKSPKPRDSRRSQSLSKSPKPRDSRRSKSPSKSPKPRDSRRSKSVSKSPEPRNSRRSPSRSKSPKPRNSRRSPSRSRSRSRSGSLSR, encoded by the exons ATGAGTCGTTCAAGTAGGACAATTTATGTTGGTAATCTTCCTGGTGATATTCGTGAGCGCGAAGTGGAGGATCTGTTCTACAAG TATGGTCCGATAGCACATATTGATCTGAAAATTCCACCAAGACCCCCTGGTTATGCTTTTGttgag TTTGAAGAGGCACGCGATGCTGAAGATGCTATTCGCGGGCGCGATGGTTATGATTTTGATGGGCATCGCTTGAGG GTTGAACTTGCACACGGTGGGCGTGGTAACTCATCATCAAATGATCGTTATAATAGTGGCAATAGTGGCCATAATGGTGGCCGTAATAATCACAAATTTGGAGCTCCCAAACGTACTGAGTATCGAG TTTTAGTTACCGGATTGCCCCATTCAGCGTCCTGGCAGGATCTCAAG GATCATATGCGTCGAGCTGGGGATGTTTGTTTCTCACAAGTATTCCGTGAGGGGAGTG GGACCACTGGGATTGTGGATTATACCAACTATGATGACATGAAATATGCT ATTAAAAAACTTGATGAATCTGAGTTTCGGAATGCTTTTTCTCGTTCCACAATTCGA GTGAAAGAACATGATTCTAGAAGCCGCAGCCGCAGCCGTTCTTACTCGAGAGGAAAGAGTGGTAGCCGTAGCCGCAGTCGAAGTTACAGTCGTAGCCGGAGCAGAAG CAAATCTCCTAAAGCTAAATCGTCAAAGCGTGGAAGATCTCGTTCTAGATCTGTCTCTTCTCAGCCCCGTTCCGGGTTAAAAGGGCGCTCTGtgtcaag ATCTCCATCAAGATCCAGATCCCCAGTGCCATCT CGCCCAAAACGTGTGAGCAAAAGCCCAAAACGTGTGAGCAAAAGCCCAAAACGTGCAAGCAAAAGCCCAAAACCTCGCGACTCCAGGAGAAGCCAGAGCTTGAGTAAAAGCCCAAAACCGCGTGATTCAAGGAGAAGCAAGAGCCCGAGTAAAAGCCCAAAACCGCGTGATTCCAGGAGAAGCAAGAGCGTGAGTAAAAGCCCAGAACCACGCAATTCCAGGAGGAGCCCAAGCAGGAGCAAAAGCCCAAAACCACGTAATTCCAGGAGAAGCCCAAGCAGGAGCCGCAGTCGGAGTCGCAGTGGGAGTTTGTCGAG GTGA
- the LOC129898672 gene encoding universal stress protein PHOS34: MGEEKSVMVFGIEDNQHSFYALEWTLDHFFTNYNTNSDFKLVLVHAKPTPASIIGLAAGPGSVEAFSAIEANLKKIAARVAEKAMEICKAKSVNDAVVEVVEGDARHVLCEAVEKFHASVLVVGCHGYGVIKRTVLGSVSDHCAHHAHCSVMIVKKPKIKS; the protein is encoded by the exons ATGGGAGAGGAAAAATCAGTGATGGTGTTTGGAATAGaagataatcaacatagtttTTATGCATTAGAATGGACTTTAGATCATTTTTTTACTAATTATAATACTAATTCTGATTTTAAACTTGTATTAGTTCATGCTAAGCCAACTCCTGCTTCTATCATTGGTCTTGCTGCTGGTCCTG GGAGTGTGGAAGCTTTTTCAGCCATAGAGgctaatttaaagaaaattgccGCAAGGGTTGCGGAGAAAGCTATGGAGATATGCAAAGCAAAATCT GTGAATGATGCTGTAGTTGAGGTTGTGGAAGGTGATGCTAGGCATGTCCTTTGTGAAGCTGTAGAGAAATTTCATGCCTCTGTTTTAGTTGTGGGTTGTCATGGTTATGGAGTTATAAAGAG GACTGTTTTGGGTAGTGTAAGTGACCACTGTGCCCATCATGCCCACTGCAGTGTGATGATTGTGAAGAAGCCAAAGATTAAATCTTGA